A genomic window from Luteolibacter sp. LG18 includes:
- a CDS encoding LamG-like jellyroll fold domain-containing protein codes for MKNTHSLQRKLPLVGGLLTALAPLGLHATPLPGLIHHWNFDEGPDWHDSPYQTAYTGTTAYNYGSSPNATLQNMGAANWVSGRQFTALSFDGTNQYVNAGTNLATGLGGTTSLSFWIRTTQVGTSTVTTAPGITGSATTGGVQFGWIDNTGRIALSVGNTFVARSANPVNDDTWHHIVMTRNATTGAAQIFVDGVLSASATGPAGTKATSFTSLGRLENGSAAVYYQGRLDQVTAFNQVISPATVTTLYTNHAPKVWDTTTDGVNTHPFTTRSVFARAYDVENHPLSVLSFTQPSHGTVTHNGDGSFTYTASSGYLGTDSFAVVVEDGAGGYHRATMNVKVVTEPAGGGVPLLTYGGLTTLQSGGVDISQSGLRVPRVLDWNGDGKKDLLIGAGGYVWRYLNTGTTTAPSFDSGTKVQAAGVDIYAGTSSSPIAFVDMTGDGVRDLVMADSANKLRIYPNTAAAGAAPVFAAYTIAKDASNTDLVLSDRRFDIGDWEGDGLVDIVTGTGSGNLQRYQNVGTASAPKFGTPTVLFNSSYNLYPRLHDLNGNGAMDLIWGINWGDITYRRDTATMTATKTFSITTSAGTTPDFHALTNGAIVDFADLNADGYPDMVIGGHSGTQMFIAYGAPQTIAQSIAAIEAIYDAHPTDLGTALSANSNELLNLVNNANRNLIAHLETGTLGVRDAVYNALAAHVAKYSFLKYQTLDTAVYHHVPSIALQNWVILTYAKEDTPANRTAIADIMNLTGTARTIYLECGLALGDNAKSVPAAYGTIRDFMRRHPRELFPDAMLSMDQLYGDARGGFIWTPNSTKNTFGDWALGSANEWAGDLTTAINTVLGAGAASGDYFSFVTGHEVAHSLDGYVNSRANQNLRKRWGLILTTAAGPDVIAGSNGWRDVAATKANFLSKGLWDGVEANWATAWSNYWATGPGSVFRNTSFMRGSIDWFLDNSQESLSTQANHHFANGPGRLIGAVDRFRRSSATGAGPMRANINEVVTYIDFLSAGLNRVNLVETKYQASPEQVNWINHYADLTRDDNGRITKIAVDGSTYLLTLNADGVVTDVDCSVGVLAADTASTTTGTAVSINVLANDYRLDGKTIAVTSYTQPGSGTVVTGSGGALVYQSIAGFYGTDTFTYTSGSSTATVTVSVANSDPGAPVDTDADGFSDALETALGSSTSSATSRPAALYSGLHAWWRLDEKTGTTAAEATGRTSQNGTVQNAAPWATGKIDGGIGMNGTTQSVLITAPGVSTPRTTLSAWVKRNGSQVAYTGIVFSRSSAASGMMFGPSNDLRYTWNGGNWGYSSGLVVPDNTWTFCGVVIEETKATFYMQPEGGAMQTAVNTTAHSPGTFTAPLYLGWDTNQATRRLNGTLDDARLYTRALSATEMQALANTPLDSIWQATDIGTLGVTGSSLRSDGVYTVAGGGADIWNAADDFRYVYQPLSADGSITARVTGVQNTHTWAKAGVMIRESLTAGSKHAMMIVSAGSGAAFQYRATTSGSSTQGGSVSGSAPMWVRLTRTGDTIKAFTSTNGTTWTQRGSDLSLPMAANIYIGLAVCSNNTTTPSVATFDNITVAP; via the coding sequence ATGAAAAACACCCATTCTTTGCAGCGGAAGCTTCCGCTCGTCGGTGGACTTCTGACGGCGCTCGCGCCGCTCGGCCTCCACGCCACCCCCTTGCCTGGCCTCATCCACCACTGGAACTTCGACGAAGGCCCGGACTGGCACGACAGCCCCTATCAGACCGCCTACACCGGCACCACGGCCTACAATTACGGCAGCTCGCCCAACGCCACACTCCAGAACATGGGCGCGGCAAACTGGGTCTCCGGTCGCCAGTTCACCGCGCTGTCGTTCGACGGCACGAACCAATACGTGAACGCCGGAACCAACCTCGCCACCGGCCTAGGCGGCACCACCTCGCTGTCGTTCTGGATCCGCACCACCCAGGTCGGGACCTCCACCGTCACCACCGCTCCAGGTATCACCGGCTCCGCCACAACCGGCGGCGTCCAGTTCGGCTGGATCGACAACACCGGCCGCATCGCCCTCTCGGTCGGCAACACCTTCGTCGCCCGCTCCGCGAATCCGGTGAACGACGACACCTGGCATCACATCGTGATGACCCGCAACGCCACCACCGGCGCCGCCCAGATCTTCGTGGATGGCGTACTCTCCGCATCCGCCACCGGACCCGCCGGCACGAAGGCCACCTCGTTCACCAGCCTCGGCCGCCTCGAAAACGGCTCCGCCGCGGTTTATTACCAAGGACGACTCGACCAGGTCACGGCCTTCAACCAGGTGATCTCGCCCGCCACTGTCACCACCCTCTACACCAACCACGCGCCGAAGGTGTGGGACACCACCACTGATGGTGTGAACACCCATCCCTTCACCACCAGGAGCGTCTTCGCCCGCGCCTATGACGTGGAGAACCATCCACTCTCCGTGCTCTCGTTCACCCAGCCGTCCCACGGCACGGTGACCCACAATGGCGACGGCTCGTTCACCTACACCGCCTCCTCCGGCTATCTCGGTACTGACAGCTTCGCCGTCGTCGTCGAGGACGGCGCGGGCGGCTACCACCGCGCGACCATGAACGTGAAAGTGGTCACCGAACCCGCGGGCGGAGGCGTTCCCCTCCTCACCTACGGCGGCCTCACCACCCTCCAGTCCGGCGGTGTGGACATCTCCCAGAGCGGTCTCCGCGTTCCCCGGGTGCTGGATTGGAATGGCGACGGAAAAAAAGACCTCCTCATCGGCGCTGGCGGCTACGTCTGGCGCTACCTGAACACCGGCACCACCACCGCGCCTTCCTTCGACTCCGGCACCAAGGTCCAAGCCGCGGGCGTCGACATCTACGCCGGCACCAGCAGCTCGCCCATCGCCTTCGTCGACATGACCGGCGATGGCGTCCGCGATCTCGTGATGGCGGATTCCGCGAACAAGCTCCGCATCTACCCGAACACCGCCGCCGCGGGAGCAGCGCCGGTCTTCGCCGCCTACACGATCGCGAAGGATGCCTCGAACACCGATCTCGTCCTCTCCGACCGCCGTTTCGACATCGGCGATTGGGAGGGCGACGGCCTCGTCGACATCGTCACCGGCACCGGCTCGGGAAACCTCCAGCGCTACCAGAACGTCGGCACCGCCAGCGCTCCGAAGTTCGGCACCCCGACGGTGCTCTTCAACAGCTCCTACAACCTCTATCCGAGGCTCCATGACCTGAACGGAAACGGCGCGATGGACCTGATCTGGGGCATCAACTGGGGCGACATCACCTACCGCCGTGATACCGCCACCATGACGGCCACCAAAACTTTCTCCATCACCACCAGCGCCGGCACCACTCCCGATTTCCACGCGCTCACCAACGGGGCGATCGTCGATTTCGCGGACCTCAATGCCGATGGCTATCCGGACATGGTCATCGGCGGCCACAGCGGCACCCAGATGTTCATCGCCTACGGCGCGCCGCAGACCATCGCCCAGAGCATAGCCGCCATCGAGGCGATCTACGACGCGCACCCCACCGACCTCGGCACCGCCCTGTCCGCGAACAGCAATGAGCTGCTCAACCTGGTCAACAACGCCAACCGCAACCTCATCGCCCACCTCGAGACCGGCACCCTCGGCGTGCGCGATGCCGTTTACAACGCGCTCGCCGCGCACGTGGCGAAATACTCGTTCCTGAAATACCAGACGCTGGACACCGCGGTCTACCACCACGTCCCCAGCATCGCCCTGCAGAACTGGGTGATCCTCACCTACGCGAAGGAGGACACGCCCGCGAACCGCACCGCCATCGCGGACATCATGAACCTCACCGGCACGGCGCGCACGATCTACCTGGAATGCGGGCTCGCCCTCGGGGACAACGCGAAATCCGTCCCGGCCGCCTATGGCACCATTCGCGACTTCATGCGCCGCCATCCCCGCGAGTTGTTCCCGGACGCCATGTTGTCCATGGATCAGCTCTACGGCGATGCCCGCGGCGGCTTCATTTGGACGCCAAACAGCACAAAGAACACCTTCGGCGATTGGGCACTCGGCTCCGCCAATGAATGGGCCGGCGACCTGACCACCGCCATCAACACCGTGCTCGGAGCCGGTGCCGCCAGCGGCGACTATTTCAGCTTCGTCACCGGCCACGAGGTCGCCCACTCACTGGATGGCTACGTGAACTCCCGAGCCAACCAGAACCTCCGCAAGCGCTGGGGGCTCATCCTCACCACCGCCGCCGGTCCGGACGTGATCGCCGGATCGAATGGCTGGCGCGACGTCGCCGCCACCAAGGCCAACTTCCTCAGCAAGGGCCTGTGGGATGGCGTGGAGGCGAACTGGGCCACCGCCTGGTCCAATTACTGGGCGACCGGTCCCGGATCCGTGTTCCGGAACACCTCGTTCATGCGCGGTAGCATCGATTGGTTCCTCGACAACTCGCAGGAATCCCTTTCGACCCAGGCCAACCACCACTTCGCCAACGGCCCCGGCCGCCTCATCGGTGCCGTCGACCGCTTCCGCCGCTCCAGCGCCACCGGTGCCGGGCCGATGAGGGCGAACATCAACGAGGTCGTCACCTACATCGACTTCCTCTCCGCCGGACTCAACCGCGTGAACCTGGTCGAGACGAAGTATCAGGCCTCCCCGGAACAGGTGAACTGGATCAACCACTACGCCGATCTCACCCGCGATGACAACGGCCGCATCACGAAAATCGCCGTCGATGGCTCCACCTACCTCCTCACGCTGAATGCGGACGGCGTCGTGACCGATGTCGATTGCTCGGTCGGCGTGCTCGCCGCCGACACCGCGTCCACCACCACCGGCACCGCCGTGAGCATCAACGTGCTCGCGAACGACTACCGCCTCGATGGCAAGACCATCGCGGTGACGTCCTACACCCAGCCGGGCAGCGGCACCGTCGTCACCGGTTCCGGCGGCGCGCTGGTCTATCAATCCATCGCCGGATTCTACGGCACGGACACCTTCACCTACACCAGCGGCAGCTCCACCGCCACGGTCACGGTTTCCGTCGCGAACTCCGATCCCGGCGCCCCGGTGGACACCGATGCCGATGGTTTCTCCGACGCATTGGAAACAGCGCTCGGCTCCAGCACCTCGTCGGCCACCTCCAGACCCGCGGCCCTCTACAGCGGTCTCCACGCCTGGTGGCGTCTCGATGAAAAAACCGGCACCACCGCCGCCGAGGCCACCGGCCGCACCTCCCAGAACGGCACCGTCCAGAACGCCGCTCCCTGGGCCACCGGCAAGATCGACGGCGGCATCGGCATGAACGGCACCACCCAATCCGTGCTCATCACCGCTCCCGGTGTCAGCACCCCGCGCACGACCCTCTCGGCGTGGGTGAAACGGAATGGCAGCCAGGTCGCCTACACCGGCATCGTGTTCTCCCGCAGCAGCGCGGCCTCGGGCATGATGTTCGGTCCCTCAAACGACCTGCGCTACACCTGGAACGGCGGCAACTGGGGCTACTCCAGCGGCCTGGTCGTGCCGGACAACACCTGGACGTTCTGCGGCGTGGTGATCGAGGAAACCAAGGCCACCTTCTACATGCAGCCGGAAGGCGGCGCGATGCAAACGGCCGTCAACACCACCGCCCATTCGCCCGGCACCTTCACCGCCCCGCTGTATCTCGGCTGGGACACCAACCAGGCCACCCGTCGTCTCAATGGCACCCTCGATGATGCCCGGCTCTACACCCGGGCGCTTTCCGCCACCGAGATGCAGGCGCTCGCGAACACCCCGCTCGACAGCATCTGGCAGGCCACCGACATCGGCACCCTCGGTGTCACCGGCAGCTCGCTGCGCAGCGATGGCGTCTACACCGTCGCCGGTGGCGGCGCGGACATCTGGAACGCCGCGGACGACTTCCGCTACGTCTACCAGCCTCTAAGCGCCGATGGCTCCATCACCGCACGCGTCACCGGGGTCCAGAACACCCACACCTGGGCGAAGGCGGGCGTGATGATCCGCGAGTCGCTGACCGCCGGATCGAAGCACGCCATGATGATCGTTTCCGCCGGCAGCGGCGCGGCCTTCCAATACCGTGCCACCACCAGCGGCTCCAGCACCCAGGGAGGCAGTGTCTCCGGCAGCGCCCCGATGTGGGTGCGCCTCACCCGCACCGGTGACACCATCAAGGCCTTCACCTCCACGAACGGCACCACCTGGACCCAGCGCGGCTCCGATCTCTCGCTACCGATGGCCGCGAACATCTACATCGGGCTCGCCGTCTGTTCAAACAACACCACCACCCCTTCGGTGGCGACCTTCGACAACATCACGGTCGCTCCCTGA